From a single Nematostella vectensis chromosome 3, jaNemVect1.1, whole genome shotgun sequence genomic region:
- the LOC5504118 gene encoding uncharacterized protein LOC5504118, translating into MITPRDSRRRRVNTTEAAAKTHGATNSNIKPALDGLFDTLQGKCKTSELGDYVLKDEELAGYIVKQIQVASKVKVLKAKLENQTLCQQTKRSKVTDFISKQKSRQEFQPMLGNFIDKAHVEPLHLKNNAWQYFFRSVLKEALGKTCLLPSHKTFEEIPPDSCFARVINALQHEVKTKRLAKRVRQWYNETQGKKGDLQYRFTGKESRLFCHNFMRLLKYLSSEEDTPKQKQTVLALVYIGIRLRDCCSIFNRLDINEQDIAKLEVAAIEYCHANKLFFPYTINPIIWTLGHVLPVHARDVFSKYQQGLLTVTMEGREAKHIALQRLSHNTTYQSRWQEIFRHEFIMLVLLPEQGHQPCSYTESKDVYIPERVNDPAYCYCGLLKASPANTHCCFCGDKLMTLIHECSK; encoded by the coding sequence ATGATAACACCTAGGGATTCTAGAAGGAGGAGAGTCAATACAACCGAAGCTGCAGCAAAAACCCATGGGGCAACAAACAGTAACATCAAACCAGCATTGGATGGGCTTTTTGACACTCTTCAAGGAAAGTGCAAAACCAGTGAGTTAGGGGACTATGTCCTAAAGGACGAAGAGCTTGCAGGTTATATAGTTAAACAAATTCAAGTGGCTAGTAAAGTTAAAGTACTCAAAGCAAAGCTCGAAAACCAAACTCTCTGTCAACAGACAAAAAGGTCTAAAGTTACAGATTTCATTTCCAAACAAAAGAGCCGCCAAGAATTTCAACCCATGctaggcaattttattgacaaagcACACGTTGAGCCTCTCCATCTCAAAAACAATGCCTGGCAGTACTTCTTTAGATCTGTCTTAAAAGAAGCATTAGGAAAAACCTGCTTACTACCATCTCATAAAACCTTTGAAGAAATACCACCAGACAGTTGTTTTGCTAGAGTTATTAATGCACTTCAACATGAAGTAAAGACCAAACGGCTAGCTAAAAGAGTAAGGCAATGGTATAATGAAACCCAAGGCAAAAAAGGAGATCTACAATATAGATTTACAGGCAAAGAATCTCGCCTTTTTTGTCATAACTTCATGCGACTGTTGAAGTATCTAAGCAGTGAGGAAGATACTCCCAAGCAAAAACAAACTGTCTTGGCACTAGTTTATATAGGTATCAGGTTAAGAGACTGCTGCTCTATTTTCAACCGCCTTGATATCAATGAACAAGATATTGCAAAGCTAGAAGTTGCTGCCATTGAGTATTGCCATGCAAACAAATTGTTTTTTCCCTACACCATCAACCCGATTATATGGACTCTAGGTCATGTACTTCCCGTGCATGCTAGAGATGTATTTTCAAAGTACCAGCAGGGACTCCTAACAGTGACAATGGAAGGTAGGGAGGCAAAACATATTGCATTGCAGAGGTTAAGTCACAACACTACATACCAGTCTAGGTGGCAAGAAATCTTTAGGCATGAATTTATTATGCTAGTCTTGCTGCCTGAGCAAGGCCATCAGCCCTGCTCTTACACAGAAAGCAAAGATGTTTATATCCCAGAAAGAGTCAATGATCCAGCTTATTGCTACTGTGGTCTGCTGAAAGCTTCCCCAGCAAACACTCATTGCTGTTTCTGTGGGGACAAACTAATGACCCTAATCCATGAGTGTAGTAAATAA